Below is a genomic region from Sinobacterium norvegicum.
AGTTTGATGTTACTGCTGGTATTGCTGGGCGTCCGTGACAGCTTATTTAATCAATGGCAGTCTCAATTGCCCGCCGATACCCCCAATTTCTTTTTGGTCAATATCCAGCCCCATGAAGTGACGACTGTGGCGCGGTGGTTGAGTGATGTCGGCGTGAAAACCGAAGCCATTTACCCGATGATTCGTGGCCGCCTGGTCGAGATTAACAACGTACCGGTGCGAGAGCGAGTCAGTAAGGAGGGCTTCAAACGATCCGGTGCTGACCGTGAATTGAACTTATCCTGGGCGGAGCAGCTGCCACCGGATAACAAAATTCTAGCCGGTGAGTGGAACGCCGGTGATGCGACGAGCGGGCAGGGTGCCGATACGGTGTCGGTCGAGTCGGAGTTGGCCGAAAAATTAAACATTGGGCTCGGTGATCAGCTGACCTTCCGCATTGCGGCGGTAGAAGTTGAGGCAGTGGTTGGCAGTATTCGTGAGGTCGATTGGGAGCGGATGCGGCCCAATTTTTATATGTTGCTGCCCAAGGCCAGTCTGCAAAACCTACCGCAGACTTCGATGACCAGCTTTTACCTGCCCGATGAGCTGCACCCACAAATTGCCGAGTTATTAAAGGCGATACCGACGGCGATAGTGATTGAAGTCGATACCATCATCAAACAGATACGCAGTATTATTCACCATGTGTCGTTGGCCCTGCAGTTAGTGCTGGTGTTCGTGATGCTGGGTTCTGTCTTGGTGATGGTGGCGACGGTGCAGCATTCACTCGACAGTCGCAAAAAAGAAAACACGGTAATCCGCGCCCTTGGCGGCAGCAAACGCTTAATCGTCGGTAGCCTGATCGGTGAATTCGTCATTATTGGCTTTATCGCAGGCGTATTGGCCACCGTCGGTGCCGAGTTAATCCTACTAGCGTTACAGCAGTGGCTGATGAAATTGCCGTTGGAGCTACACCCAGAACTGTGGTATCTGGCGCCACTATTGGGTACGGCCATCGTAGGTTTTGCCGGATATATCGCGGCAAGACGAGTTACGCGTGTCGCGCCAATGCAGCTACTGAGGGAGAACTAATGCTGTGGCGGCGGTTAAAAGCATTATCATAATGCCTATTTTGCAGTGGTCATCTGTTTAACGAATAGCCTTGCCTGCCATTTCCTGCTGTAAAAGATACAGCCGGGTATCAAATTCGAGCTGATGGTAGTCGGGCAGCATATGTTGGCACAGCCGGTAAAACGCCTTGTTGTGGTCTTGCTCACGCAGGTGGGCCAGTTCATGCACACAGATCATCTGCAGCAGTGGTTCAGGGCACTGTTTAAACAGGGTGCTGATGCGTATCTCACGCTTATTCTTTAACTTGCCTCCCTGCACCCGGGAGACTGAGCTGTGCATGCCAAGGGCGTTGTCGACTACGTGCATTCTGCGATCAAAGACAACCTTGCTCAACGGTGGCGACTTCTTCAGATACTGATCTTTTAGCTGCTGGACGTAATCACGAAGCAGACTGTCGTTATTGATGCCGTGCTCAGTCGGGTAACGCTGGCGAAGATGATGGCCGAGTTGATGGCTGTCAATTAACTGCTGTACCTGAGCCTGAAGTTCAGCGGGGTAGTGACCGATTAATGGGTGGATTGCCATGAATCTCTAATGCCGTATCTGTGGGGATGATTTAATGCCGCCATGCTAGCGCCTTTGGTAGCTAACTACTATTACTATCGCGTTCTGGCAAAGCAACTCAGGCTGGCTGTCACCGCTATTTTAATACTTGCTATTGCTTATTAGATTGCTAACTATCTACTTATCTTACTAATAGTATTGATTTATTTAACAGCTACTCTAAAGTGGTGTATATATTTAACGGGCGTTAATTTATATTGACGCTCTGCCTGTTACGACTGCCAATTATGTCTTGCTGCGGCAACTACTTATTCAAATACGGCACAATGCTGGTATAAGGCATAGTATTAATTGATGTATGACCTAGATAATGAGAATCGACGATGACTTTGCCTGATAATGCGAAAATAATGTCTCCGCAACAACTCCGACAACGGATTAGAACTGGCCAGCACACCGGTAATACCTCAGGTTATTCAGAGGGCTACGTACAGTGCAACATGGTGATATTGCCGAAGGACTGGGCCAACGATTTTTTGCAGTTCTGTCAGGCCAATCCTAAGCCTTGCCCATTAATCGCTATGGGTCAGCCCGGTGAGTTTAATTTAGCTGACCTCGGCATCGATATTGATGTGCGTAGCGATATTCCCAGTTACAGAATTTTTCGTGATGGTGAATTCAGCGAAGAGGTGACGGATATCAGCGACCACTGGCAGGACGATTTGGTGGTGTTTATGCTGGGCTGTTCGTTCTCCTTCGAAGAGGCGTTGCAGGCCGATGGCTTGGAGGTGAGAAATGTCACCGAGGGCTGTAATGTGCCGATGTACCGTACCAATATAGATTGTAAGCCTGCTGGCCGTTTCAGTGGCACCACGGTCGTCAGCATGCGTCCCTTTAAGGCGGCCGACGCCATCCGTGCGGTGCAAATTTGTACTCGTTTCCCGTCGGTACACGGCGCCCCGATTCACCTGGGTGATCCCAGCCAAATTGGCATCAGTGATATCAATACAACCGACTTTGGCGATGCAGTGACTATTAACGAGGGTGAGTTACCCGTCTTTTGGGCCTGTGGTGTGACGCCTCAGGTAGCGCTTGAACAAGCTAAACCGCCGTTTTGTATCACTCATAGCCCTGGTTGCATGTTGGTGACTGATTTGCCCAATAGCCGTTTGGCGGTAATGTAGAGATGAAACCAATGAAATTGAATTGTGATTTAGGTGAAAGCTTCGGTTCCTGGACCATGGGCCTCGATGCCCAGGCCATGCCACAAATTGACATGGCCAATATAGCCTGCGGCTTTCACGCTGGAGACCCGTTGGTGATGGCAAAAACGGTGGCTATGGCAAAGCAATTTAATGTTGCTGTTGGTGCGCACCCAGGTTATCCGGATCTGGTCGGCTTTGGCCGCCGCTCGCTCAATTGTAGCCGCGATGAAATTATTGCCCTGGTGATTTATCAAATAGCCGCTCTTGACGGTGTCGCCAAGAGCCAGGGGGTTAAGGTGTCCTACGTCAAACCCCATGGTGCGCTCTATAATGACATGATGGCTAAGCTAGATGTTCGCTCGGCAATTATGCAGGCAGTGTCTGACTTTCACGGCGACATAAAATTGATGCTGCAGGCAACGCCTGACTGGCAACAACACCAGCAAGAAGCGGATACATTTGGCCTATCCTTATTGTTTGAAGCCTTTGCTGACCGTTGTTACGACGATAACGGCAGTCTGTTATCACGTAATAAACCTGGCGCGGTTCATGATCACGACAAGATGCTGGCCCAGGTGGTTGAACTTGCCGAGCAGGGTACGATTACTACGGTTAATGGCAAGGTGCTTAAATTGCGTGTCGACAGTCTCTGTGTACACGGTGATAACCTTACCGCAGTCAATGCCATCGGTGATATTCGTCGAGTGATAGGACAGTAGTTAATGGCTGAATTTAGCATTGAAATTGCTGGCGACAGCGCCTTAATTCTCTATTTTTCAGATCAGCCCAGTGCGGCGGTATCGAAAACAATACAACAGACCCAACAGCGGTTATTGGCGGCAATGGGCGGTGAGATCGTCGATACCGTCGCCTCTTATGGTTCGCTGCTGGTGGTATTTGACCCACTGAAGACCGATTACTGGCTGCTTAAACAACAGTTGGCGAATATCTCCAGTAGTCAGACTGATGCCGCCAGCGATGATGGCCGTATTGTCACTTTGCCGGTCTATTATGGTGAAGAGGTCGGTCTCGATCTTGCCGATATGGCAGTCTCGACTGGTTTGACCACCGAGCAGATTATCGACATCCATCAGCAGCAGACTTACCGCGTCTATGCCATTGGCTTTGCGCCAGGCTTTGCCTATCTTGGTGAAGTCGATGAGCGAATTGCCGCTCCCCGTTTAGCCACTCCGCGCTTGAAGGTTCCCCGCGGAGCTGTCGCCATTGCCGACCGTCAAACAGCTGTTTACCCAGCCCAGTCCCCCGGCGGCTG
It encodes:
- a CDS encoding M48 metallopeptidase family protein, giving the protein MAIHPLIGHYPAELQAQVQQLIDSHQLGHHLRQRYPTEHGINNDSLLRDYVQQLKDQYLKKSPPLSKVVFDRRMHVVDNALGMHSSVSRVQGGKLKNKREIRISTLFKQCPEPLLQMICVHELAHLREQDHNKAFYRLCQHMLPDYHQLEFDTRLYLLQQEMAGKAIR
- a CDS encoding putative hydro-lyase encodes the protein MTLPDNAKIMSPQQLRQRIRTGQHTGNTSGYSEGYVQCNMVILPKDWANDFLQFCQANPKPCPLIAMGQPGEFNLADLGIDIDVRSDIPSYRIFRDGEFSEEVTDISDHWQDDLVVFMLGCSFSFEEALQADGLEVRNVTEGCNVPMYRTNIDCKPAGRFSGTTVVSMRPFKAADAIRAVQICTRFPSVHGAPIHLGDPSQIGISDINTTDFGDAVTINEGELPVFWACGVTPQVALEQAKPPFCITHSPGCMLVTDLPNSRLAVM
- the pxpB gene encoding 5-oxoprolinase subunit PxpB; this translates as MAEFSIEIAGDSALILYFSDQPSAAVSKTIQQTQQRLLAAMGGEIVDTVASYGSLLVVFDPLKTDYWLLKQQLANISSSQTDAASDDGRIVTLPVYYGEEVGLDLADMAVSTGLTTEQIIDIHQQQTYRVYAIGFAPGFAYLGEVDERIAAPRLATPRLKVPRGAVAIADRQTAVYPAQSPGGWNIIGRCPQRMFDPSAEPSMPVTAGDSVQFKAISRDEFIQLGGEL
- a CDS encoding 5-oxoprolinase subunit PxpA, with amino-acid sequence MKLNCDLGESFGSWTMGLDAQAMPQIDMANIACGFHAGDPLVMAKTVAMAKQFNVAVGAHPGYPDLVGFGRRSLNCSRDEIIALVIYQIAALDGVAKSQGVKVSYVKPHGALYNDMMAKLDVRSAIMQAVSDFHGDIKLMLQATPDWQQHQQEADTFGLSLLFEAFADRCYDDNGSLLSRNKPGAVHDHDKMLAQVVELAEQGTITTVNGKVLKLRVDSLCVHGDNLTAVNAIGDIRRVIGQ